From Polaribacter butkevichii, a single genomic window includes:
- a CDS encoding CDGSH iron-sulfur domain-containing protein, with product MKLPKRAGNASIAVALEEGKNYAWCTCGLSEKQPLCDGKHKGTGMSPNVFTAEKTETRNLCACKATKNEPFCDGSHR from the coding sequence ATGAAATTACCAAAAAGAGCAGGAAATGCATCTATTGCAGTAGCATTAGAAGAAGGAAAAAACTACGCTTGGTGTACTTGCGGGTTATCGGAAAAACAACCGTTATGTGATGGAAAGCATAAAGGAACAGGAATGAGCCCAAATGTGTTTACTGCAGAAAAAACAGAAACAAGAAATTTATGTGCTTGTAAAGCCACTAAAAATGAACCCTTTTGTGATGGTTCTCATAGATAG